From a region of the Candida albicans SC5314 chromosome 1, complete sequence genome:
- the ADH2 gene encoding alcohol dehydrogenase (Alcohol dehydrogenase; soluble in hyphae; expression regulated by white-opaque switching; regulated by Ssn6; indued by Mnl1 in weak acid stress; protein enriched in stationary phase yeast cultures; Spider biofilm induced), with translation MSVPTTQKAVIFETNGGKLEYKDIPVPKPKANELLINVKYSGVCHTDLHAWKGDWPLATKLPLVGGHEGAGVVVALGENVKGWKVGDYAGVKWLNGSCLNCEYCQSGAEPNCAEADLSGYTHDGSFQQYATADAVQAARIPAGTDLANVAPILCAGVTVYKALKTAELEAGQWVAISGAAGGLGSLAVQYAKAMGYRVLAIDGGEDKGEFVKSLGAETFIDFTKEKDVVEAVKKATNGGPHGVINVSVSERAIGQSTEYVRTLGKVVLVGLPAGAKISTPVFDAVIKTIQIKGSYVGNRKDTAEAVDFFTRGLIKCPIKIVGLSELPEVYKLMEEGKILGRYVLDNDK, from the coding sequence ATGTCTGTCCCAACTACTCAAAAAGCTGTTATTTTCGAAACCAACGGTGGTAAGTTGGAATACAAAGATATCCCAGTCCCAAAACCAAAAGCAAATGAATTGTTAATCAACGTCAAATACTCTGGTGTCTGTCACACTGATTTACACGCTTGGAAAGGTGACTGGCCATTGGCTACTAAATTGCCATTGGTTGGTGGTCACGAAGGTGCTGGTGTTGTTGTCGCCTTGGGTGAAAACGTTAAAGGCTGGAAAGTTGGTGATTACGCTGGTGTTAAATGGTTGAACGGTTCTTGTTTGAACTGTGAATACTGTCAATCAGGTGCTGAACCAAACTGTGCTGAAGCTGATTTATCCGGTTACACCCACGATGGTTCTTTCCAACAATATGCTACTGCTGACGCTGTTCAAGCTGCCAGAATCCCAGCTGGTACCGACTTAGCCAATGTTGCACCAATCTTATGTGCTGGTGTCACCGTCTACAAAGCTTTAAAGACTGCTGAATTAGAAGCCGGTCAATGGGTTGCTATTTCCGGTGCCGCTGGTGGTTTAGGTTCTTTAGCTGTTCAATACGCCAAGGCCATGGGTTACAGAGTTCTTGCCATCGATGGTGGTGAAGACAAGGGTGAATTCGTCAAATCCTTGGGTGCTGAAACctttattgattttaccaaagaaaaagacGTTGTCGAAGCTGTCAAGAAGGCCACCAATGGTGGTCCACATGGTGTTATCAATGTCTCTGTCTCAGAAAGAGCCATTGGTCAATCCACTGAATATGTCAGAACTTTAGGTAAAGTTGTTTTGGTTGGTTTGCCAGCTGGTGCTAAAATTAGTACCCCAGTCTTTGATGCTGTTATCAAGACCATTCAAATTAAAGGTTCTTATGTCGGTAACAGAAAAGATACTGCTGAAGCCGTTGATTTCTTCACAAGAGGTTTGATCAAATGTCCAATCAAGATTGTTGGCTTATCCGAATTACCAGAAGTTTACAAATTGATGGAAGAAGGTAAAATCTTGGGTAGATATGTCTTGGACAACGACAAATAA
- the TKL1 gene encoding transketolase (Putative transketolase; localizes to surface of yeast cells, not hyphae; soluble protein in hyphae; transcript regulated by Nrg1, Mig1, and Tup1; antigenic in human or murine infection; possibly essential (by UAU1 method)) yields the protein MPSLDELTISTIRGLSVDAVSAANSGHPGAPLGLAPAAHVVWQKMKFNPKDPNWINRDRFVLSNGHACALLYSLLVLYKFELTVDDLKQFRQLGSKTPGHPEATDTAGVEVTTGPLGQGISNAVGIAIAQKQFAATYNKPDITLSDSYVYTFVGDGCLMEGVSSETSSLAGHLQLNNLIAFWDDNRISIDGDTAVSFTENVPDRYRAYGWNVLEVPDANTNIEAIAAAVDEAKKSTDKPTLIRLVTTIGYGSLKQGSHDVHGSPLKPDDIKQLKKSWGFKEDVDFFIPEEVSEYLAKHVSENQKVQKEWEAKLAEYKKKYPTEGAEIQRRLDGKLPEGWKEYLPKYTPADKPLATRKLSENVINALHGKIPEFIGGSADLTGSNLTRAEGSVDFQPPSTGLGNYDGVYIRYGVREHGMGAIMNGIAAFGANYKNYDGTFLNFVSYAAGALRLSALSHHPVIWVATHDSIGLGEDGPTHQPIETLAHFRAIPNLSVWRPADGNEVSAAYAAAIESTSHPSVIALTRQNLPQLEGSSIENALKGGYTLVKKDNPDVIIVSSGSEVSISVAASEELAKQGVKANVVSLPDFFTFDQQSDEYRLSVLPDGVPILSVEVMSTFGWSKYSHEQFGLNRFGASGKAADLYKYFEFTPEGIAERAQKTIKYYEGKQLLSPLDRAF from the coding sequence ATGCCTTCTCTTGATGAATTAACTATCAGTACAATTAGAGGTTTGTCAGTTGACGCTGTTTCCGCTGCCAACTCAGGTCATCCAGGTGCCCCATTGGGTTTAGCTCCAGCTGCCCATGTCGTTTGGCAAAAAATGAAGTTCAACCCAAAAGACCCAAACTGGATCAACAGAGATAGATTTGTTTTATCCAATGGTCACGCTTGTGCTTTGTTATACTCCTTGTTGGTTTTAtacaaatttgaattgactGTCGATGACTTGAAACAATTCAGACAATTGGGTTCTAAAACCCCAGGTCACCCAGAAGCCACTGACACTGCTGGTGTTGAAGTCACCACCGGTCCATTGGGCCAAGGTATCTCAAATGCTGTTGGTATTGCTATTGctcaaaaacaatttgcCGCCACCTACAACAAGCCAGATATCACCCTTTCTGACTCTTATGTTTACActtttgttggtgatgGTTGTTTGATGGAAGGTGTTTCTTCTGAAACCTCTTCCTTGGCTGGTCACTTgcaattgaacaatttaatTGCCTTCTGGGATGATAACAGAATTTCCATTGATGGTGACACTGCTGTTTCTTTCACTGAAAACGTCCCAGATAGATACAGAGCCTATGGTTGGAATGTCCTCGAAGTGCCAGATGCTAACACCAATATCGAAGCCATTGCCGCTGCTGTTGACGAAGCCAAGAAATCCACTGACAAACCAACTTTGATTAGATTGGTTACCACCATTGGTTACGGTTCTTTGAAACAAGGTTCCCATGATGTGCACGGTTCTCCATTGAAGCCAGATGAcatcaaacaattgaagaaaagtTGGGGTTTCAAGGAAGATGTTGACTTTTTCATTCCAGAAGAAGTTTCTGAATATTTGGCCAAACACGTGTCTGAAAACCAAAAAGTTCAAAAGGAATGGGAAGCCAAACTTGCTGaatataaaaagaaataccCTACTGAAGGTGCTGAAATCCAAAGAAGATTGGATGGTAAATTACCAGAAGGTTGGAAGGAATACTTGCCAAAATACACTCCAGCTGACAAGCCATTGGCTACCAGAAAATTGTCTGAAAATGTTATCAATGCCTTGCACGGTAAGATTCCAGAATTTATTGGTGGTTCTGCTGATTTGACTGGTTCCAACTTGACCAGAGCAGAAGGCTCTGTTGATTTCCAACCACCATCTACTGGTTTAGGTAACTACGATGGTGTCTACATCAGATATGGTGTTAGAGAACATGGTATGGGTGCTATCATGAACGGTATTGCTGCCTTTGGTGCCAACTACAAGAACTACGATGGTACTTTCTTGAACTTTGTTTCATACGCTGCTGGTGCTCTTAGATTGTCAGCCTTATCCCACCATCCAGTTATCTGGGTTGCTACTCACGATTCCATTGGTTTGGGTGAAGATGGTCCAACCCATCAACCTATCGAAACTTTAGCTCATTTCAGAGCCATTCCAAACTTGTCTGTGTGGAGACCAGCTGATGGTAATGAAGTTTCCGCTGCCTATGCTGCTGCTATTGAATCTACTTCTCATCCATCTGTTATTGCCTTGACTAGACAAAACTTGCCACAATTGGAAGGTTCATCTATTGAAAACGCCTTGAAGGGTGGTTACACTCTTGTCAAGAAAGACAACCCAGACgttattattgtttcttctggttctgaagtttcaatttctgtTGCTGCTAGTGAAGAATTAGCTAAACAAGGAGTTAAGGCTAATGTTGTTTCCTTGCCAGACTTTTTCACCTTCGACCAACAATCTGATGAATATAGATTGTCAGTTCTCCCAGATGGTGTTCCAATCTTGTCTGTTGAAGTCATGTCCACCTTCGGATGGTCTAAATACTCTCATGAACAATTTGGTTTGAACAGATTTGGTGCTTCAGGTAAGGCTGCTGATTTGTACAAGTACTTTGAGTTTACTCCAGAAGGAATTGCCGAAAGAGCTCAAAAGACTATTAAATATTACGAAGGTAAACAATTGTTGTCTCCTTTAGACAGAGCTTTCTAA